In a genomic window of Nothobranchius furzeri strain GRZ-AD chromosome 14, NfurGRZ-RIMD1, whole genome shotgun sequence:
- the LOC107389925 gene encoding immunoglobulin superfamily member 3 isoform X2 codes for MKSSLLSLCRPTLLMWMGFLLRCDASVNTEIQTGPLYRAEGSRLSISCNVSGFKSEETPKIFDFRVTKPSRPNELNIISSGDKDFSYSIYLDRVRDGDISVKYVDPNSAIFEIESLLKDDGGEYDCTVRDTEHGYHGTYNAKIVVYVIDNSLSVSSSDPTSLSYDEGDALTLTCQASSNTIQHTHLSVAWYLRKDGEDAARPIISLDRFFTLIPGPGFEQRYVEGAVRLDKLGEATYILKMAQLELSDQGQIFCGAEEWIQDPDRSWYMMTRKDAKESTLTVKAREVSETSSLVVKMTSKQTTLQEGEELLLSSSIDSQNLEGKFFSVAWLWNGIELVRIGPTGIVSVTPEYSERGRQGELRATRTGNRNYQFVMKPVKTMDEGQYVFRAWTEERGDDGAFKQGTAQDSDPLSVKISSTESELSVRMQDVPPTITQRDRLRLVCNVGGFKGQLSVTWKRKLTAKQIALFNIIVSLSQGGVMETAADFTSRNVRVMRPTDDSFVLELDDVIPSDSGVYRCTVTEWEPSGKSHSREQSANVTVIPIDSLVKVSLRSRTNIVTVGDNVELMCQVKGPSVLKHLIWTKQNNNSTLNNIVTLSSDGSVSWSGDQHHYQVKVDNQNNAVMYYLKIVGASRREAGIYQCMVSVFLENAFKKLPESNHLRVMVQNPVSTLALSSEPSISQIINSDVHINCRVTSKPSQSSQYAVTWLHQHDAANKTILSSDRKAVETLGSQTEQSFRQRVIMKRTNGPTFELTIRQARISDRGSYFCEVVEWLQDPRGDWYPLPGKSVITKLTVIEPANDLTVERNEQQLTISEGNEVELECIMTSGAPAFFYKVIWFYAPPSFLSMNASLVELDQTGLLVYPENQALQSLQGRLRLSRPSQKNFYLKIQTAHETDSGTYWCQVEQYQLDNEGQWKQKASESSGPVTLAVNVADSKLSIEKTEDKMNISAAEDMTIPCNIAQHTSSESQFQVTWFWQKDAETEQRPIFTAYRNSTFKGGHENVRFSHPLPHQFTLTILNTGPKDSGLYFCEVEEWLHSLTQGWRRAVVKKSGNLNVTVLSEGRVKSLPESDCMSGTLIVTLVVVTIILLFIILTLVLVMCRNKASNKAAPSLWTEQHPLSDKTAEI; via the exons ATGAAGAGTTCCCTTTTATCCCTGTGCAGGCCCACTTTACTCATGTGGATGGGTTTTCTTCTACGCTGTG ATGCTAGCGTAAACACCGAAATACAGACCGGGCCTCTGTATCGTGCTGAGGGCTCCCGGCTCTCCATCTCCTGCAATGTGAGTGGCTTCAAGAGTGAGGAGACTCCAAAAATATTTGATTTCCGTGTGACGAAGCCATCCCGCCCTAATGAGTTGAACATCATCAGCAGCGGTGACAAAGACTTTTCATACTCCATCTATCTCGACCGCGTGAGGGACGGGGATATTTCTGTAAAGTATGTGGATCCAAACTCGGCCATCTTTGAGATAGAAAGTCTGCTCAAAGACGATGGAGGGGAGTACGATTGTACCGTACGAGATACGGAACATGGCTATCACGGAACCTACAATGCTAAGATAGTCGTTTATG TGATTGACAACTCCCTGAGTGTTTCATCTAGTGATCCCACCTCGCTGAGCTATGACGAAGGAGATGCTCTCACTTTGACGTGTCAAGCTTCCAGCAACACCATCCAGCACACCCATTTGTCTGTCGCCTggtatctgcgtaaagatggcgaGGACGCTGCTCGACCCATCATTTCGTTGGACAGGTTTTTCACTCTGATTCCAGGCCCGGGGTTTGAACAGCGCTACGTAGAAGGAGCTGTTCGTTTAGATAAATTAGGAGAGGCCACTTATATTCTAAAAATGGCCCAGCTTGAGCTTTCAGATCAAGGGCAGATCTTCTGTGGGGCTGAGGAGTGGATCCAAGATCCAGATCGTTCTTGGTACATGATGACCAGAAAGGATGCAAAGGAATCTACTCTAACAGTCAAAGCTAGAG AAGTGTCAGAAACCTCAAGCCTGGTGGTGAAAATGACCTCAAAGCAGACAACTTTGCAAGAGGGGGAGGAGCTGCTACTATCCTCCAGTATTGACTCACAGAACCTGGAGGGAAAGTTCTTTTCTGTAGCGTGGCTCTGGAATGGCATTGAGCTGGTCCGAATTGGTCCTACTGGCATTGTTTCTGTGACGCCTGAGTACAGCGAAAGGGGGAGACAAGGGGAACTGAGAGCCACACGGACTGGGAACAGAAATTACCAGTTCGTAATGAAACCAGTCAAGACCATGGACGAGGGACAGTACGTCTTTAGAGCATGGACAGAAGAGAGAGGGGATGATGGTGCTTTTAAACAAGGAACAGCCCAGGACTCTGACCCATTGTCAgtcaaaatttcatctacag AAAGTGAGCTCTCAGTAAGAATGCAGGATGTCCCGCCAACAATCACCCAAAGGGATAGGTTGAGGCTCGTTTGTAATGTGGGTGGGTTCAAAGGTCAGCTCTCTGTCACCTGGAAACGCAAACTCACAGCCAAACAAATTGCCCTGTTCAACATCATTGTCAGTCTAAGTCAGGGCGGCGTTATGGAGACGGCAGCAGATTTCACAAGCCGTAACGTGAGAGTGATGCGTCCAACAGATGACAGCTTTGTCTTAGAGCTCGATGACGTCATTCCCTCTGATTCAGGGGTTTACCGGTGTACCGTGACTGAATGGGAACCCAGCGGAAAGTCTCACAGCCGGGAGCAATCTGCCAACGTGACTGTAATTCCTATTG ATTCGTTGGTGAAAGTTTCTCTGAGAAGTCGCACCAACATTGTGACAGTTGGAGATAACGTGGAGCTGATGTGCCAGGTCAAAGGGCCAAGCGTCCTAAAGCATCTGATTTGGACCAAGCAAAACAACAACTCCACTCTGAATAACATTGTGACGCTGTCTTCAGACGGTTCCGTCAGCTGGTCTGGAGACCAGCACCATTACCAGGTCAAAGTAGACAACCAAAACAACGCAGTCATGTACTATTTGAAAATAGTTGGTGCGAGTCGCAGGGAGGCGGGGATCTATCAGTGTATGGTATCTGTGTTTCTGGAGAACGCTTTCAAGAAGCTTCCGGAATCCAACCATCTGAGAGTGATGGTGCAGAACCCAG TGAGCACACTAGCTCTATCTTCCGAACCCAGCATCTCACAAATTATCAACTCTGACGTCCATATTAACTGTAGAGTCACCTCCAAACCATCCCAGTCCTCTCAGTATGCCGTCACCTGGCTGCACCAACACGACGCTGCTAATAAGACCATTCTGAGTTCTGATCGAAAGGCTGTTGAAACATTGGGTTCACAAACAGAGCAAAGCTTCAGGCAGCGGGTCATCATGAAGCGCACAAATGGGCCGACGTTTGAGCTGACTATTCGGCAAGCTAGAATCTCAGACAGAGGCTCGTATTTTTGTGAAGTGGTGGAGTGGCTCCAAGACCCACGTGGAGATTGGTATCCACTCCCAGGAAAGTCTGTGATCACGAAGTTGACCGTTATTGAGCCCG CCAATGATCTTACTGTAGAAAGGAACGAGCAACAGCTGACTATCAGCGAGGGAAATGAAGTAGAGCTTGAATGTATCATGACTTCTGGTGCACCTGCATTTTTTTATAAAGTCATTTGGTTCTACGCTCCTCCCAGCTTTTTGAGCATGAATGCTTCTCTGGTGGAGCTTGATCAAACTGGACTGCTGGTTTATCCGGAAAACCAGGCGCTCCAAAGCCTTCAGGGGCGACTCCGTCTCTCCAGACCCAGTCAGAAGAACTTTTACCTCAAGATTCAGACGGCTCATGAAACAGACAGTGGGACCTATTGGTGCCAGGTGGAGCAATACCAGCTGGACAATGAGGGCCAGTGGAAACAAAAGGCCTCAGAAAGCTCAGGCCCCGTCACGTTAGCCGTAAATGTTGCAG ATTCAAAACTGTCCATTGAAAAGACAGAAGATAAGATGAACATAAGTGCAGCTGAGGACATGACCATTCCTTGTAACATCGCCCAACATACCAGCAGTGAATCCCAGTTCCAGGTGACATGGTTTTGGCAAAAAGATGCAGAAACGGAACAACGGCCCATTTTCACCGCCTACCGAAACTCCACTTTTAAGGGCGGTCATGAGAACGTAAGGTTTAGTCACCCCCTGCCTCACCAGTTCACCCTGACTATTCTAAACACTGGTCCTAAAGACAGTGGCCTGTATTTCTGTGAGGTAGAGGAGTGGCTTCATTCTCTGACTCAGGGTTGGAGGAGGGCTGTGGTGAAAAAGTCAGGAAACCTAAATGTCACTGTTCTCTCGGAAG GAAGAGTTAAATCTCTCCCTGAATCAGATTGCATGTCTGGGACCTTGATAGTGACGCTTGTAGTTGTCACTATAATCTTGCTGTTCATCATCTTGACTCTTGTTCTGGTGATGTGCAGAAACAAGGCCTCAAATAAGGCTGCCCCTTCTCTCTGGACTGAGCAGCACCCTCTGAGCGACAAAACGGCAGAGATCTAA
- the LOC107389925 gene encoding immunoglobulin superfamily member 3 isoform X1, whose translation MKSSLLSLCRPTLLMWMGFLLRCADASVNTEIQTGPLYRAEGSRLSISCNVSGFKSEETPKIFDFRVTKPSRPNELNIISSGDKDFSYSIYLDRVRDGDISVKYVDPNSAIFEIESLLKDDGGEYDCTVRDTEHGYHGTYNAKIVVYVIDNSLSVSSSDPTSLSYDEGDALTLTCQASSNTIQHTHLSVAWYLRKDGEDAARPIISLDRFFTLIPGPGFEQRYVEGAVRLDKLGEATYILKMAQLELSDQGQIFCGAEEWIQDPDRSWYMMTRKDAKESTLTVKAREVSETSSLVVKMTSKQTTLQEGEELLLSSSIDSQNLEGKFFSVAWLWNGIELVRIGPTGIVSVTPEYSERGRQGELRATRTGNRNYQFVMKPVKTMDEGQYVFRAWTEERGDDGAFKQGTAQDSDPLSVKISSTESELSVRMQDVPPTITQRDRLRLVCNVGGFKGQLSVTWKRKLTAKQIALFNIIVSLSQGGVMETAADFTSRNVRVMRPTDDSFVLELDDVIPSDSGVYRCTVTEWEPSGKSHSREQSANVTVIPIDSLVKVSLRSRTNIVTVGDNVELMCQVKGPSVLKHLIWTKQNNNSTLNNIVTLSSDGSVSWSGDQHHYQVKVDNQNNAVMYYLKIVGASRREAGIYQCMVSVFLENAFKKLPESNHLRVMVQNPVSTLALSSEPSISQIINSDVHINCRVTSKPSQSSQYAVTWLHQHDAANKTILSSDRKAVETLGSQTEQSFRQRVIMKRTNGPTFELTIRQARISDRGSYFCEVVEWLQDPRGDWYPLPGKSVITKLTVIEPANDLTVERNEQQLTISEGNEVELECIMTSGAPAFFYKVIWFYAPPSFLSMNASLVELDQTGLLVYPENQALQSLQGRLRLSRPSQKNFYLKIQTAHETDSGTYWCQVEQYQLDNEGQWKQKASESSGPVTLAVNVADSKLSIEKTEDKMNISAAEDMTIPCNIAQHTSSESQFQVTWFWQKDAETEQRPIFTAYRNSTFKGGHENVRFSHPLPHQFTLTILNTGPKDSGLYFCEVEEWLHSLTQGWRRAVVKKSGNLNVTVLSEGRVKSLPESDCMSGTLIVTLVVVTIILLFIILTLVLVMCRNKASNKAAPSLWTEQHPLSDKTAEI comes from the exons ATGAAGAGTTCCCTTTTATCCCTGTGCAGGCCCACTTTACTCATGTGGATGGGTTTTCTTCTACGCTGTG CAGATGCTAGCGTAAACACCGAAATACAGACCGGGCCTCTGTATCGTGCTGAGGGCTCCCGGCTCTCCATCTCCTGCAATGTGAGTGGCTTCAAGAGTGAGGAGACTCCAAAAATATTTGATTTCCGTGTGACGAAGCCATCCCGCCCTAATGAGTTGAACATCATCAGCAGCGGTGACAAAGACTTTTCATACTCCATCTATCTCGACCGCGTGAGGGACGGGGATATTTCTGTAAAGTATGTGGATCCAAACTCGGCCATCTTTGAGATAGAAAGTCTGCTCAAAGACGATGGAGGGGAGTACGATTGTACCGTACGAGATACGGAACATGGCTATCACGGAACCTACAATGCTAAGATAGTCGTTTATG TGATTGACAACTCCCTGAGTGTTTCATCTAGTGATCCCACCTCGCTGAGCTATGACGAAGGAGATGCTCTCACTTTGACGTGTCAAGCTTCCAGCAACACCATCCAGCACACCCATTTGTCTGTCGCCTggtatctgcgtaaagatggcgaGGACGCTGCTCGACCCATCATTTCGTTGGACAGGTTTTTCACTCTGATTCCAGGCCCGGGGTTTGAACAGCGCTACGTAGAAGGAGCTGTTCGTTTAGATAAATTAGGAGAGGCCACTTATATTCTAAAAATGGCCCAGCTTGAGCTTTCAGATCAAGGGCAGATCTTCTGTGGGGCTGAGGAGTGGATCCAAGATCCAGATCGTTCTTGGTACATGATGACCAGAAAGGATGCAAAGGAATCTACTCTAACAGTCAAAGCTAGAG AAGTGTCAGAAACCTCAAGCCTGGTGGTGAAAATGACCTCAAAGCAGACAACTTTGCAAGAGGGGGAGGAGCTGCTACTATCCTCCAGTATTGACTCACAGAACCTGGAGGGAAAGTTCTTTTCTGTAGCGTGGCTCTGGAATGGCATTGAGCTGGTCCGAATTGGTCCTACTGGCATTGTTTCTGTGACGCCTGAGTACAGCGAAAGGGGGAGACAAGGGGAACTGAGAGCCACACGGACTGGGAACAGAAATTACCAGTTCGTAATGAAACCAGTCAAGACCATGGACGAGGGACAGTACGTCTTTAGAGCATGGACAGAAGAGAGAGGGGATGATGGTGCTTTTAAACAAGGAACAGCCCAGGACTCTGACCCATTGTCAgtcaaaatttcatctacag AAAGTGAGCTCTCAGTAAGAATGCAGGATGTCCCGCCAACAATCACCCAAAGGGATAGGTTGAGGCTCGTTTGTAATGTGGGTGGGTTCAAAGGTCAGCTCTCTGTCACCTGGAAACGCAAACTCACAGCCAAACAAATTGCCCTGTTCAACATCATTGTCAGTCTAAGTCAGGGCGGCGTTATGGAGACGGCAGCAGATTTCACAAGCCGTAACGTGAGAGTGATGCGTCCAACAGATGACAGCTTTGTCTTAGAGCTCGATGACGTCATTCCCTCTGATTCAGGGGTTTACCGGTGTACCGTGACTGAATGGGAACCCAGCGGAAAGTCTCACAGCCGGGAGCAATCTGCCAACGTGACTGTAATTCCTATTG ATTCGTTGGTGAAAGTTTCTCTGAGAAGTCGCACCAACATTGTGACAGTTGGAGATAACGTGGAGCTGATGTGCCAGGTCAAAGGGCCAAGCGTCCTAAAGCATCTGATTTGGACCAAGCAAAACAACAACTCCACTCTGAATAACATTGTGACGCTGTCTTCAGACGGTTCCGTCAGCTGGTCTGGAGACCAGCACCATTACCAGGTCAAAGTAGACAACCAAAACAACGCAGTCATGTACTATTTGAAAATAGTTGGTGCGAGTCGCAGGGAGGCGGGGATCTATCAGTGTATGGTATCTGTGTTTCTGGAGAACGCTTTCAAGAAGCTTCCGGAATCCAACCATCTGAGAGTGATGGTGCAGAACCCAG TGAGCACACTAGCTCTATCTTCCGAACCCAGCATCTCACAAATTATCAACTCTGACGTCCATATTAACTGTAGAGTCACCTCCAAACCATCCCAGTCCTCTCAGTATGCCGTCACCTGGCTGCACCAACACGACGCTGCTAATAAGACCATTCTGAGTTCTGATCGAAAGGCTGTTGAAACATTGGGTTCACAAACAGAGCAAAGCTTCAGGCAGCGGGTCATCATGAAGCGCACAAATGGGCCGACGTTTGAGCTGACTATTCGGCAAGCTAGAATCTCAGACAGAGGCTCGTATTTTTGTGAAGTGGTGGAGTGGCTCCAAGACCCACGTGGAGATTGGTATCCACTCCCAGGAAAGTCTGTGATCACGAAGTTGACCGTTATTGAGCCCG CCAATGATCTTACTGTAGAAAGGAACGAGCAACAGCTGACTATCAGCGAGGGAAATGAAGTAGAGCTTGAATGTATCATGACTTCTGGTGCACCTGCATTTTTTTATAAAGTCATTTGGTTCTACGCTCCTCCCAGCTTTTTGAGCATGAATGCTTCTCTGGTGGAGCTTGATCAAACTGGACTGCTGGTTTATCCGGAAAACCAGGCGCTCCAAAGCCTTCAGGGGCGACTCCGTCTCTCCAGACCCAGTCAGAAGAACTTTTACCTCAAGATTCAGACGGCTCATGAAACAGACAGTGGGACCTATTGGTGCCAGGTGGAGCAATACCAGCTGGACAATGAGGGCCAGTGGAAACAAAAGGCCTCAGAAAGCTCAGGCCCCGTCACGTTAGCCGTAAATGTTGCAG ATTCAAAACTGTCCATTGAAAAGACAGAAGATAAGATGAACATAAGTGCAGCTGAGGACATGACCATTCCTTGTAACATCGCCCAACATACCAGCAGTGAATCCCAGTTCCAGGTGACATGGTTTTGGCAAAAAGATGCAGAAACGGAACAACGGCCCATTTTCACCGCCTACCGAAACTCCACTTTTAAGGGCGGTCATGAGAACGTAAGGTTTAGTCACCCCCTGCCTCACCAGTTCACCCTGACTATTCTAAACACTGGTCCTAAAGACAGTGGCCTGTATTTCTGTGAGGTAGAGGAGTGGCTTCATTCTCTGACTCAGGGTTGGAGGAGGGCTGTGGTGAAAAAGTCAGGAAACCTAAATGTCACTGTTCTCTCGGAAG GAAGAGTTAAATCTCTCCCTGAATCAGATTGCATGTCTGGGACCTTGATAGTGACGCTTGTAGTTGTCACTATAATCTTGCTGTTCATCATCTTGACTCTTGTTCTGGTGATGTGCAGAAACAAGGCCTCAAATAAGGCTGCCCCTTCTCTCTGGACTGAGCAGCACCCTCTGAGCGACAAAACGGCAGAGATCTAA
- the klhl6 gene encoding kelch-like protein 6 — MSDSLERTTDCPLSSLGDESGLSEEKENATGAGELCWQDGGLPVELQRGMETMRVNGELTDVTLSVQGHDFPCHRAILAAASQYFRAMFCSGLRESHEKRVEMKGLDSGTMHSLLEYTYTSRALLTHSNVQKILEAANQFQFLRVVDACASFLSRSIHLESCVGILNLADSHALPALKTRAQDFIASQFSQVLQQQDFLELPAESLEAILQRDDLEVKCEECVFEAVMRWLRARQDRSSLLVRLLSHVRLPLLEPAYFVEKVESDELIRHCSDAFSLLQEARLFHLSGREVVSERTKPREQHFLSEVFLIIGGCTKDERFVPTVTCLDPLRRSRLEVARLPMTEIEDETHSKKWVEFSCITFHNEVYISGGKDTQRDVWKYNGALDKWIQIESLGNARWRHKMAAHGGKVYALGGFDGVQRLSSVEAYDPFHNRWTQVTPLAMGVSSFAAASFDRWIFVIGGGPNGKLATDKVQRWEPGTDSWEMRAPIPIETKCTNAVTFKDRIYIVGGAMHAMYCYAPLSDSWTLVAQLGERASCAIAACNNKIFITGGRDNKNQVISTVMCWDVEGAVLTEECVLPMGVSHHGSVTLMKSYTHILRITPPSEGQ; from the exons ATGAGTGACTCGCTGGAGAGGACAACAGACTGTCCCTTGTCGTCTCTCGGAGATGAGTCCGGTCTGAGTGAGGAGAAGGAAAATGCAACAGGCGCCGGCGAGCTTTGCTGGCAGGATGGCGGTCTACCAGTGGAGctgcagagagggatggagaccaTGAGAGTGAACGGAGAGCTGACCGACGTGACCCTGAGTGTTCAGGGACACGACTTCCCCTGCCACAGAGCCATTCTCGCTGCCGCCAGTCAATATTTCAG GGCCATGTTCTGCAGCGGCCTAAGGGAAAGCCATGAGAAGCGTGTGGAGATGAAAGGGTTGGACAGCGGGACGATGCACTCTCTCTTGGAGTACACGTACACCAGCCGAGCGCTCCTCACACACTCAAACGTCCAGAAAATTCTCGAGGCCGCCAATCAGTTTCAG TTCCTGCGAGTGGTGGACGCATGCGCCAGCTTCCTGAGCAGGTCCATTCATCTGGAGAGCTGTGTGGGAATCCTGAACCTGGCCGACAGCCACGCTCTTCCAGCCCTGAAGACACGAGCTCAGGACTTCATCGCGTCTCAGTTCTCTCAGGTGCTCCAGCAGCAGGACTTCCTGGAGCTTCCAGCGGAGTCTCTGGAGGCCATCCTGCAGAGGGATGACCTGGAGGTGAAGTGTGAGGAGTGTGTTTTTGAAGCAGTGATGCGCTGGTTGAGAGCCCGGCAGGATCGATCATCGTTACTGGTCAGGCTGCTCTCACACGTGCGGCTGCCTCTGTTGGAGCCGGCATATTTTGTGGAGAAGGTGGAGTCAGACGAGCTGATACGACACTGCAGTGATGCCTTTTCTCTGCTGCAAGAGGCCCGCCTGTTCCACCTCTCTGGCAGGGAG GTGGTCTCTGAGCGGACCAAACCTCGTGAGCAGCACTTTTTATCAGAAGTCTTCCTCATCATCGGCGGCTGCACCAAAGATGAGCGTTTTGTTCCCACCGTCACATGTCTGGACCCTCTGAGACGCAGCAGGCTGGAGGTGGCCCGGCTGCCGATGACAGAGATTGAGGACGAAACCCATAGTAAAAAATGGGTGGAGTTTTCTTGCATCACTTTCCACAACGAAGTATACATATCAG GAGGTAAAGATACACAGCGTGACGTTTGGAAATATAACGGCGCTCTGGATAAATGGATCCAAATAGAGTCACTGGGAAACGCACGCTGGAGACACAAGATGGCAGCTCATGGTGGGAAGGTGTATGCACTGGGAGGATTTGATGGAGTTCAAAGACTTTCCAGTGTGGAGGCGTATGATCCGTTTCACAACCGCTGGACGCAG GTGACTCCTCTTGCTATGGGTGTGAGCTCGTTTGCAGCAGCAAGCTTTGACAGGTGGATTTTTGTGATTGGTGGAGGTCCCAATGGAAAACTAGCCACTGATAAAGTTCAGCGCTGGGAACCAGGGACAGACAGCTGGGAAATGAGGGCTCCGATCCCCATTGAGACGAAATGCACTAATGCTGTAACCTTCAAGGACCGCATCTATATAGTTG GTGGTGCCATGCACGCCATGTACTGCTACGCCCCCTTGTCCGACTCCTGGACCCTTGTGGCCCAGCTGGGGGAGAGGGCGAGCTGTGCCATCGCCGCCTGCAACAATAAAATTTTTATCACAGGGGGAAGAGATAACAAGAACCAAGTCATCTCCACAGTGATGTGCTGGGACGTTGAGGGAGCGGTGTTGACGGAGGAGTGTGTTTTACCAATGGGAGTGTCTCACCACGGCAGTGTGACCCTCATGAAGTCCTACACACACATTCTTAGGATAACACCCCCATCAGAGGGCCAATGA